TCATTGAACAATGCCTGCAGGAGTAAGTGAGGTTTCTGGAAGATTCTGTGGTTGGACGTAGTCTCTGAGCAGACCCTCCCTGAGCCAGGCAGAGGAGGCAGTTCCTGGGATAGAGGTGGCACTCCTGGGGTTTCCCACAGGCAGGACCCAGGAAGGGGCCAAGAGCAGCAGGTGCCCCCGCCTGGCTGGGTGCTGTCCGAGCCCGGCTCCAGGCCCATTCTgcggcccccaccccaccacccagaATCCTTCACGGCCCGTGGGTCCTTGCAGTTACAGGGTTCtcaccatgtctcctgtggcaAAGGTGTGAGGAGGCCCGGGCCCAGCTGAGGGCCGCTGGGCCTGTTTACAGGAGGAAAACTGctcccggggggtggggggcgatcGTGGGTTCAGGCCGGGTCTGAGCggcccctgcctgcccccaccacccTTCAAGGTGGCCAGTGGGGAGCAATCCTGGTGCCCAGGTAACAGAGAGGAGCCGGAGGAAGCCGGTGTGGGCAGAGCTGAGGTGGGTCCCCTGCCTCCGAATGTCAGCTCTGGAGGGAGGGCATCagggccccacccccaggccatCTCGGGGAGCCCCTGACCTGGGCACTTTTCTGAGGTTGAAGCCCCAGAAGCCTTTGCTGCGGTCCAAAACATAGTGGGATTTGCGGTTGGGCCACCAGACCCCCAACCTGTCTTTGCACCTGGCGTTCCTCAGCCAGACCTGCAGGGCCaggacacccccaccccctacctccgccaggggtggggcagaggacAGGTCCCCATGCTGACGCCCCCTCCCCTCCGGTCCTAACCTGGCCCCTCCCAGGGGTTGAAACGCCGCTAAGCTCTTACAAacctgcccccccgccccccaccgcccGCACCCCCAAAGAAGAAAAGGCCAGGTCAGAGAAACCATTTTTGTTGACAGTTATCGCCCTCACCTGGGGAGCTGAGGACTTGAAAACAGGAAACCACCTGGGATGGGGTTTTGTCGCCTCACACATACACCCGGGTGCCCACGCTTGCACACGTGCTGCCCACATCCGCAGCCCGCGGGGTCTGTGTGGAGACGCTCGCTGGAAGCCTAAGGATAAAACAAGCTGTGCAAAGACTGTGGCCCCCAGAACGCGGACATCCAACAGGGGGGGGGGTGGTTCCCAGAGGCCCGGAGAGGAGAAAGGCAGAGTGACCCGGGGTCCCTCTCATCGCACTCCTGAAGGCCCCAAAGCGGCTTTGCGCCCCAGACGGTCCGGGAGCGAGATGTGGTCGGCGCCGGCGTGGAGCGGCCGCTTTTCCGCCTGAGCGTAGAGTCGGTTCTCCACCGAGACGAAGCTGCTGCGTGCGGAGGCCGGCGGGGGCGCCCAGGGGCCGGGGCTCTGGGGTCGGCGCGCGGCGTGGGTGAGGGGCGGCACCCACCCGGGCAGTGGCTGGGGTGCGGGGACCGGGTGCAGGGTTGCCGGGCTGAAGTAGTTGGAGGtcgtggcggcggcggcggtggcgtaGGGAACGTGGAAGGAGGTCAGGGAGGCTTGGCCGGCTGCCTGCAAGGATGATGGGGACGGAGGCCCGAGTGAGGCTCCATCTCCTGGCCCCCCAGCTGCAGTTCCCTCCGTTCCCCTCCGAAACCAGCCCCCATCCTCACACTGGTTCTCCCGTCTGTCTGGGGACTGCCGTGTCTCGGCGGCTGAAGCTTCATGACGGACCTGGGGAGAGTGAGGATGGTCAGAGGCAAAGCGTGTGGCCGGCCTGGGATGGGGGGAGATGGGGGGGTGGACTGGGCTCAGCGGGGGCTGCATCTCACCAGTGCCTCTGCCGACGCAGGAGGTAGAGAAGGTAGATGCAGCCAGAGAGGAGGACCCCCGAGACCCCCAGGATCCCGGCCAGGTCGGCCCGCAGCACGGAGGCTGGACTGGGAGCAGGGAGCTCTGTGCACAGAGAGACATACCAGTCAGGTGGCTGGCGTCCCAAGTCCCTCCCTGTCCCCCCAGCTTCCCTCCTCATCCGCCCCACCTTGGTCTGTGCTGGTGGACAGTTTCCCACAGGCCTCCTGGGAGCCCTCAGGGAAGGACGTGAACTTGCAGCAGAAGGTGGTGTTGGGACTGGAGTCCCCTGCTGCGGTGGGAGCCCTTTCCAAGGTGAGGGAGATGCTGGTACTGGTTTCCCAGCGGGCCCGGCAGGCAGCTGTCCAGTTCTTGGTGCCGAGTGTGGGGTGCAGCACAGCCAGCGTGGTCCCCCCAGCACTGTCGGGGCCCCCATAGCTCACAGTCACCAGGGAGATGGAGCCCGAGCCCAGGAATCCACAGCGGACGGTGAAGGAGGCCTCGGTGGCCTCCCTCTGAACCTGCAGCCACACCTCCGGAGTCCCTGCGGGAGAAGGTGCAGGGACGAGGTCCGGGCCTGGGTCTCCACCCGCACCCAGGGCCTCTGCTCCTCTGCGGCCCCCACTCACCAGCAGTGAGGCAGAGAGTCAGCAGCGCCCAGAGCAGGCCCAGGGCCCGGGGCCTGTCCATGGCTCCCCTCTGGCCCGGGCTCCAGGGGGCTGTGGTCGTGGGGACAGCACTTGTATTTCCGGTGTCATCGCAGGAAGTTTTACGTATGAGGATGAGCGGTCCTGGGAGCAGCTGCTGGGTACTCTCAGCAAATCTGCCCCACTTCCTTCTCTGAATCTGGGGTCGAGAAACAACGCCCCCCAAGAAATTTAAAGTGATAGTGACGAGGTTTTCCCTGTTCCCACGCTGCGCTCCAGTGTGAGCGGGACGGTGGCTCAggttcccagccctgccctgcctgtgcgtaccagccctggggtgggggcggctCTGAGGGGAGATATGCTGCAGGGGGACCTGAGACGATGTCCTTCCCTGGAGAGGGACAGACCCCCTGGTTTGTCTTTAGGAAGAAGGCTGAGACACACACAACCCCCCCAACCTCCCTGAAGGGAATGTGGCAGAACCTGGGGAGAGGAAGCGGAGCCTGCCAGGCACAGCTGGGCTGTGACCTGCCTGCAGAGCTCTGCTCCATCTGCACCTTCCTCCCCACAGCTGAGGGCAACTGGCTTCCAGCTGCTAAGGCCAAAGGCACAGTCATCTAAACTCTTCACTCATCTCAGCCCGTCAGGAAATTCTGAAGGCTTCCCATCCTGACCACCTGGCCTCTCTTTaaccaccctcacccccacctctcGGGCTCAAGCTGTCTCTCCCCCTAGGAATCACTCTAAATCGCTTTCCTGTGTACCTTCATTTACAGACCACACACTGACCAGAGTGCTGCTGTCAGCAGTGACAAGTGCTCAGGATGCTTTGCGTC
This genomic interval from Bos mutus isolate GX-2022 chromosome 25, NWIPB_WYAK_1.1, whole genome shotgun sequence contains the following:
- the PVRIG gene encoding transmembrane protein PVRIG, producing MDRPRALGLLWALLTLCLTAGTPEVWLQVQREATEASFTVRCGFLGSGSISLVTVSYGGPDSAGGTTLAVLHPTLGTKNWTAACRARWETSTSISLTLERAPTAAGDSSPNTTFCCKFTSFPEGSQEACGKLSTSTDQELPAPSPASVLRADLAGILGVSGVLLSGCIYLLYLLRRQRHWSVMKLQPPRHGSPQTDGRTSAAGQASLTSFHVPYATAAAATTSNYFSPATLHPVPAPQPLPGWVPPLTHAARRPQSPGPWAPPPASARSSFVSVENRLYAQAEKRPLHAGADHISLPDRLGRKAALGPSGVR